The proteins below are encoded in one region of Equus przewalskii isolate Varuska chromosome 1, EquPr2, whole genome shotgun sequence:
- the LOC103550402 gene encoding synaptotagmin-15 isoform X3 — MAEHVALVIGGIIGGLLLLLLLIGVSCWLWKRLCATSTYEELPGTTAASSVQGDKLCPPHARTQTSRPPGMPFVVPPSVQGRDWVPLHRREWAQAPRDLCPAPELLPHTTGSNPGDACVVGTINPELYKFPEDQSESHFPEGCLGRLWFSVEYQQEAERLLVGLIKAQGLRAPSETCSPLVKLHLLPDERRFLQSRAKRKTASPQFDEHFVFQVSSRSITQRVLRFSVYHVDKQKKHQLLGQVLFPLKNETLLGDCRHVIWRDLEAESLEPPSEFGDLQFCLSYNDRLNRLTVVVLRAKGLQLQEDASCLSVFVKVSLMNHNKFVKCRKTSAVLGSTNPVYSETFSFKVDPAELDTASLSLTVLQNAGGDKSCELGRVVVGPYMYTRGKELAHWDEMLGKPRELVKRWHALCHTTEP, encoded by the exons ATGGCGG AGCACGTGGCCCTAGTGATTGGAGGCATTATtggggggctgctgctgctgctgctgttgatCGGGGTGAGCTGCTGGCTCTGGAAGAGACTTTGTGCCACGTCCACCTACGAGGAGCTGCCAGGGACCACAGCTGCCTCCAGCGTACAGGGGGACAAGCTCTGCCCGCCGCATGCCAGGACCCAGACAAGCAG GCCACCTGGTATGCCATTCGTGGTTCCCCCTTCCGTCCAAGGCCGAGACTGGGTGCCCTTGCACCGCAGAGAGTGGGCTCAGGCCCCACGGGACCTCTGCCCAGCCCCGGAGCTCCTGCCCCACACCACCGGCAGCAATCCTG GAGACGCGTGCGTGGTGGGGACCATCAACCCAGAGCTGTACAAGTTCCCCGAGGACCAGAGTGAGAGCCACTTCCCTGAGGGCTGCCTGGGGCGGCTGTGGTTCTCCGTGGAATACCAACAGGAGGCCGAGCGGCTGCTGGTGGGCCTGATCAAGGCGCAGGGGCTGCGAGCCCCCTCAGAGACCTGCAGCCCCCTGGTGAAGCTGCATCTGCTCCCTGATGAGCGGCGCTTCCTCCAGTCCAGGGCCAAACGCAAAACCGCCAGCCCGCAGTTTGATGAGCACTTTGTCTTCCAG GTGTCCAGCAGGAGCATCACCCAGAGGGTGTTGAGGTTCTCGGTGTACCACGTGGACAAACAGAAGAAGCACCAGCTCCTGGGCCAAGTGCTCTTCCCCCTGAAGAACGAAACCCTGCTCGGTGACTGCCGGCACGTCATCTGGAGGGACCTGGAGGCCGAGAGCCTGGAG cctccctcgGAGTTTGGCGACCTCCAGTTCTGCCTCAGCTACAACGACCGCCTGAACCGCCTCACCGTGGTTGTGCTGCGAGCCAAGGGCCTCCAGCTCCAGGAGGATGCGAGTTGTCTCA GTGTGTTTGTCAAAGTGTCCCTGATGAACCACAACAAGTTTGTCAAGTGCAGGAAGACTTCTGCTGTGCTGGGCTCCACCAACCCCGTGTACAGCGAGACCTTCAGCTTCAAGGTCGACCCCGCCGAGCTGGACACGGCCAGCCTCAGCCTGACAGTGCTGCAGAACGCCGGAGGGGACA AGAGCTGCGAGCTGGGCCGGGTGGTGGTGGGCCCCTACATGTACACCCGCGGCAAAGAGCTGGCGCACTGGGACGAGATGCTCGGCAAGCCCAGGGAGCTGGTGAAGCGCTGGCACGCACTTTGCCACACCACTGAGCCCTGA
- the LOC103550402 gene encoding synaptotagmin-15 isoform X4, with translation MAAGQWCEGDGLSPASQSPWSLPPEHVALVIGGIIGGLLLLLLLIGVSCWLWKRLCATSTYEELPGTTAASSVQGDKLCPPHARTQTSRPPGMPFVVPPSVQGRDWVPLHRREWAQAPRDLCPAPELLPHTTGSNPGDACVVGTINPELYKFPEDQSESHFPEGCLGRLWFSVEYQQEAERLLVGLIKAQGLRAPSETCSPLVKLHLLPDERRFLQSRAKRKTASPQFDEHFVFQVSSRSITQRVLRFSVYHVDKQKKHQLLGQVLFPLKNETLLGDCRHVIWRDLEAESLEPPSEFGDLQFCLSYNDRLNRLTVVVLRAKGLQLQEDASCLSVFVKVSLMNHNKFVKCRKTSAVLGSTNPVYSETFSFKVDPAELDTASLSLTVLQNAGGDKSCELGRVVVGPYMYTRGKELAHWDEMLGKPRELVKRWHALCHTTEP, from the exons ATGGCGG CAGGCCAGTGGTGTGAAGGGGATGGCCTTTCCCCAGCCTCACAGTCCCCATGGTCGCTGCCCCCAGAGCACGTGGCCCTAGTGATTGGAGGCATTATtggggggctgctgctgctgctgctgttgatCGGGGTGAGCTGCTGGCTCTGGAAGAGACTTTGTGCCACGTCCACCTACGAGGAGCTGCCAGGGACCACAGCTGCCTCCAGCGTACAGGGGGACAAGCTCTGCCCGCCGCATGCCAGGACCCAGACAAGCAG GCCACCTGGTATGCCATTCGTGGTTCCCCCTTCCGTCCAAGGCCGAGACTGGGTGCCCTTGCACCGCAGAGAGTGGGCTCAGGCCCCACGGGACCTCTGCCCAGCCCCGGAGCTCCTGCCCCACACCACCGGCAGCAATCCTG GAGACGCGTGCGTGGTGGGGACCATCAACCCAGAGCTGTACAAGTTCCCCGAGGACCAGAGTGAGAGCCACTTCCCTGAGGGCTGCCTGGGGCGGCTGTGGTTCTCCGTGGAATACCAACAGGAGGCCGAGCGGCTGCTGGTGGGCCTGATCAAGGCGCAGGGGCTGCGAGCCCCCTCAGAGACCTGCAGCCCCCTGGTGAAGCTGCATCTGCTCCCTGATGAGCGGCGCTTCCTCCAGTCCAGGGCCAAACGCAAAACCGCCAGCCCGCAGTTTGATGAGCACTTTGTCTTCCAG GTGTCCAGCAGGAGCATCACCCAGAGGGTGTTGAGGTTCTCGGTGTACCACGTGGACAAACAGAAGAAGCACCAGCTCCTGGGCCAAGTGCTCTTCCCCCTGAAGAACGAAACCCTGCTCGGTGACTGCCGGCACGTCATCTGGAGGGACCTGGAGGCCGAGAGCCTGGAG cctccctcgGAGTTTGGCGACCTCCAGTTCTGCCTCAGCTACAACGACCGCCTGAACCGCCTCACCGTGGTTGTGCTGCGAGCCAAGGGCCTCCAGCTCCAGGAGGATGCGAGTTGTCTCA GTGTGTTTGTCAAAGTGTCCCTGATGAACCACAACAAGTTTGTCAAGTGCAGGAAGACTTCTGCTGTGCTGGGCTCCACCAACCCCGTGTACAGCGAGACCTTCAGCTTCAAGGTCGACCCCGCCGAGCTGGACACGGCCAGCCTCAGCCTGACAGTGCTGCAGAACGCCGGAGGGGACA AGAGCTGCGAGCTGGGCCGGGTGGTGGTGGGCCCCTACATGTACACCCGCGGCAAAGAGCTGGCGCACTGGGACGAGATGCTCGGCAAGCCCAGGGAGCTGGTGAAGCGCTGGCACGCACTTTGCCACACCACTGAGCCCTGA
- the LOC103550402 gene encoding synaptotagmin-15 isoform X1: protein MAGQWCEGDGLSPASQSPWSLPPEHVALVIGGIIGGLLLLLLLIGVSCWLWKRLCATSTYEELPGTTAASSVQGDKLCPPHARTQTSRPPGMPFVVPPSVQGRDWVPLHRREWAQAPRDLCPAPELLPHTTGSNPGDACVVGTINPELYKFPEDQSESHFPEGCLGRLWFSVEYQQEAERLLVGLIKAQGLRAPSETCSPLVKLHLLPDERRFLQSRAKRKTASPQFDEHFVFQVSSRSITQRVLRFSVYHVDKQKKHQLLGQVLFPLKNETLLGDCRHVIWRDLEAESLEPPSEFGDLQFCLSYNDRLNRLTVVVLRAKGLQLQEDASCLSVFVKVSLMNHNKFVKCRKTSAVLGSTNPVYSETFSFKVDPAELDTASLSLTVLQNAGGDKSCELGRVVVGPYMYTRGKELAHWDEMLGKPRELVKRWHALCHTTEP, encoded by the exons ATGGCGG GCCAGTGGTGTGAAGGGGATGGCCTTTCCCCAGCCTCACAGTCCCCATGGTCGCTGCCCCCAGAGCACGTGGCCCTAGTGATTGGAGGCATTATtggggggctgctgctgctgctgctgttgatCGGGGTGAGCTGCTGGCTCTGGAAGAGACTTTGTGCCACGTCCACCTACGAGGAGCTGCCAGGGACCACAGCTGCCTCCAGCGTACAGGGGGACAAGCTCTGCCCGCCGCATGCCAGGACCCAGACAAGCAG GCCACCTGGTATGCCATTCGTGGTTCCCCCTTCCGTCCAAGGCCGAGACTGGGTGCCCTTGCACCGCAGAGAGTGGGCTCAGGCCCCACGGGACCTCTGCCCAGCCCCGGAGCTCCTGCCCCACACCACCGGCAGCAATCCTG GAGACGCGTGCGTGGTGGGGACCATCAACCCAGAGCTGTACAAGTTCCCCGAGGACCAGAGTGAGAGCCACTTCCCTGAGGGCTGCCTGGGGCGGCTGTGGTTCTCCGTGGAATACCAACAGGAGGCCGAGCGGCTGCTGGTGGGCCTGATCAAGGCGCAGGGGCTGCGAGCCCCCTCAGAGACCTGCAGCCCCCTGGTGAAGCTGCATCTGCTCCCTGATGAGCGGCGCTTCCTCCAGTCCAGGGCCAAACGCAAAACCGCCAGCCCGCAGTTTGATGAGCACTTTGTCTTCCAG GTGTCCAGCAGGAGCATCACCCAGAGGGTGTTGAGGTTCTCGGTGTACCACGTGGACAAACAGAAGAAGCACCAGCTCCTGGGCCAAGTGCTCTTCCCCCTGAAGAACGAAACCCTGCTCGGTGACTGCCGGCACGTCATCTGGAGGGACCTGGAGGCCGAGAGCCTGGAG cctccctcgGAGTTTGGCGACCTCCAGTTCTGCCTCAGCTACAACGACCGCCTGAACCGCCTCACCGTGGTTGTGCTGCGAGCCAAGGGCCTCCAGCTCCAGGAGGATGCGAGTTGTCTCA GTGTGTTTGTCAAAGTGTCCCTGATGAACCACAACAAGTTTGTCAAGTGCAGGAAGACTTCTGCTGTGCTGGGCTCCACCAACCCCGTGTACAGCGAGACCTTCAGCTTCAAGGTCGACCCCGCCGAGCTGGACACGGCCAGCCTCAGCCTGACAGTGCTGCAGAACGCCGGAGGGGACA AGAGCTGCGAGCTGGGCCGGGTGGTGGTGGGCCCCTACATGTACACCCGCGGCAAAGAGCTGGCGCACTGGGACGAGATGCTCGGCAAGCCCAGGGAGCTGGTGAAGCGCTGGCACGCACTTTGCCACACCACTGAGCCCTGA
- the LOC103550402 gene encoding synaptotagmin-15 isoform X2 has product MVAAPRARGPSDWRHYWGAAAAAAVDRGELLALEETLCHVHLRGAARDHSCLQRTGGQALPAACQDPDKQATWYAIRGSPFRPRPRLGALAPQRVGSGPTGPLPSPGAPAPHHRQQSCPCVTGDACVVGTINPELYKFPEDQSESHFPEGCLGRLWFSVEYQQEAERLLVGLIKAQGLRAPSETCSPLVKLHLLPDERRFLQSRAKRKTASPQFDEHFVFQVSSRSITQRVLRFSVYHVDKQKKHQLLGQVLFPLKNETLLGDCRHVIWRDLEAESLEPPSEFGDLQFCLSYNDRLNRLTVVVLRAKGLQLQEDASCLSVFVKVSLMNHNKFVKCRKTSAVLGSTNPVYSETFSFKVDPAELDTASLSLTVLQNAGGDKSCELGRVVVGPYMYTRGKELAHWDEMLGKPRELVKRWHALCHTTEP; this is encoded by the exons ATGGTCGCTGCCCCCAGAGCACGTGGCCCTAGTGATTGGAGGCATTATtggggggctgctgctgctgctgctgttgatCGGGGTGAGCTGCTGGCTCTGGAAGAGACTTTGTGCCACGTCCACCTACGAGGAGCTGCCAGGGACCACAGCTGCCTCCAGCGTACAGGGGGACAAGCTCTGCCCGCCGCATGCCAGGACCCAGACAAGCAG GCCACCTGGTATGCCATTCGTGGTTCCCCCTTCCGTCCAAGGCCGAGACTGGGTGCCCTTGCACCGCAGAGAGTGGGCTCAGGCCCCACGGGACCTCTGCCCAGCCCCGGAGCTCCTGCCCCACACCACCGGCAGCAATCCTG CCCCTGTGTTACAGGAGACGCGTGCGTGGTGGGGACCATCAACCCAGAGCTGTACAAGTTCCCCGAGGACCAGAGTGAGAGCCACTTCCCTGAGGGCTGCCTGGGGCGGCTGTGGTTCTCCGTGGAATACCAACAGGAGGCCGAGCGGCTGCTGGTGGGCCTGATCAAGGCGCAGGGGCTGCGAGCCCCCTCAGAGACCTGCAGCCCCCTGGTGAAGCTGCATCTGCTCCCTGATGAGCGGCGCTTCCTCCAGTCCAGGGCCAAACGCAAAACCGCCAGCCCGCAGTTTGATGAGCACTTTGTCTTCCAG GTGTCCAGCAGGAGCATCACCCAGAGGGTGTTGAGGTTCTCGGTGTACCACGTGGACAAACAGAAGAAGCACCAGCTCCTGGGCCAAGTGCTCTTCCCCCTGAAGAACGAAACCCTGCTCGGTGACTGCCGGCACGTCATCTGGAGGGACCTGGAGGCCGAGAGCCTGGAG cctccctcgGAGTTTGGCGACCTCCAGTTCTGCCTCAGCTACAACGACCGCCTGAACCGCCTCACCGTGGTTGTGCTGCGAGCCAAGGGCCTCCAGCTCCAGGAGGATGCGAGTTGTCTCA GTGTGTTTGTCAAAGTGTCCCTGATGAACCACAACAAGTTTGTCAAGTGCAGGAAGACTTCTGCTGTGCTGGGCTCCACCAACCCCGTGTACAGCGAGACCTTCAGCTTCAAGGTCGACCCCGCCGAGCTGGACACGGCCAGCCTCAGCCTGACAGTGCTGCAGAACGCCGGAGGGGACA AGAGCTGCGAGCTGGGCCGGGTGGTGGTGGGCCCCTACATGTACACCCGCGGCAAAGAGCTGGCGCACTGGGACGAGATGCTCGGCAAGCCCAGGGAGCTGGTGAAGCGCTGGCACGCACTTTGCCACACCACTGAGCCCTGA